TCTCCGCACGACGACGCCATCCGCTGGCGGCGGTCGTCGTCCTACTTCTCGCGCTGGCGGCCACTGGGGGGCTGTACGCCGCGTTCGCACCCGCGAGCACGGCACAGGCCGATGAGACCGCCCAGTCCCTCGCCATCGAGGAGGGCAAGAAGCTCTACACCGTCGGCTGCGCCAGCTGCCACGGCACCGGCGGTCAGGGCACCTCCGACGGTCCGTCCCTGGTCGGCGTCGGCTCGGCCGCCGTCGACTTCCAGGTCGGCACCGGCCGTATGCCCGCGCAGCAGCCGGGCGCCCAGGTCCCGCGGAAGAAGAACATCTACACGCAGGCCCAGATCGACCAGCTCGCGGCGTACATCGCGTCGCTCGGCGCCGGTCCGATCACCCCCACCGAGAAGCAGTACAGCGTGGAAGGCGCGGACATCGCCAACGGCGGCGTCCTGTTCCGCAACAACTGCGCCCAGTGCCACAACTTCACCGGTAAGGGTGGCGCACTCACCGAGGGCAAGTACGCGCCGAGCCTTGACGGCGTCAGCGAGAAGCACATCTACGAGGCCATGCAGACCGGCCCGCAGAACATGCCCTCCTTCCCCGACACGACGATGCCGGAGAAGGAGAAGAAGGACATCATCGCGTACATCAAGGCCGTGAACGGTGACGAGACCCCGTCGCCCGGCGGCTTCGCGCTCGGCGGCCTGGGCCCGGTCAGTGAGGGCCTGTTCGGCTGGATCTTCGGGCTGGGTTCGCTGATCGCTGTTGCCATCTGGGTCGCGGCCCACACCGCTAAGGCCAAGAAGTCATGAGTAGCCAAGAGATTTCCGAAGAGAGCCTGCCGAGCGAGCAGGACACCGCGCACGGCAAGGCGCTAGCCGAGAACCCGTTCGCCGACCCGGGGCTCCCGCCCCACAAGCCCCGCGTCCAGGACATCGACGAGCGGGCCGCCAAGCGCTCCGAGCGCACGGTCGCCCTGCTGTTCACGACGTCGATGCTGGCCACGGTGGCCTTCATCGCCTCGTTCGTGATCTTCCCGGTCGAGAAGATCGTGTACGTGTGGCCGCTGGGCCATGTGAGCGCGACGAACCTCTCGCTCGGCCTGACGCTGGGCATCGCCCTCTTCTGCATCGGCGCCGGCGCGGTCCACTGGGCCCGCACGCTGATGTCGGACGAGGAGATCGCCGACGACCGTCACCCGATCGAGGCTCCCGCCGAGGTCCGGGCCAAGGTCATGGCCGACTTCGCCCAGGGCGCCGAGGAGTCCGCGATCGGCCGGCGCAAGCTGATCCGCAACACGATGTTCGGCGCGCTGGCCATGGTGCCGCTCTCCGGTCTCGTGCTGCTGCGCGAGCTGGGTCCGCTGCCCGAGAAGAAGCTCTTCCACACGTCGTGGGAGAAGGGCAAGCAGCTCATCAACATGAACACGATGGAGCCGCTGCGTCCCGAGGACGTCGCGGTGGGCTCGCTCACCTTCGCCATGCCGGAGGGCCTGAGCGAGGAGGACCACGACTTCAACACGAAGATCGCCAAGGATGCCCTGATGATCGTCCGGATCCAGCCGGAGGACATCAAGGACAAGCGCGAGCTCGAGTGGTCCCACGACGGCATCGTCGCGTTCTCGAAGATCTGCACCCACGTGGGCTGCCCGATCTCCCTGTACGAGCAGCAGACCCACCACGTCCTCTGCCCGTGCCACCAGTCCACCTTCGACCTGTCCGACGGCGCCCGCGTCATCTTCGGCCCTGCCGGTCACGCCCTTCCGCAGCTGCGGATCGGCGTCAATGACAAGGGCAACCTCGAGGCGCTCGGCGACTTCGAGGAGCCGGTCGGTCCTGCATTCTGGGAGCGCGGATGAGCACCGCAAACGACACGAAGCGGAAGGCGCCCGCCGGTGAGCGGGTGGCCGACTGGGCGGACGGCCGGCTCGGGATCTACTCCCTGGCCAAGGCCAACATGCGGAAGATCTTCCCGGACCACTGGTCCTTCATGCTGGGTGAGATCTGCCTCTACAGCTTCATCATCATCATCCTCACGGGTGTGTACCTGACGCTGTTCTTCCACCCGAGCATGAACGAGATCGTGTACCACGGCTCGTACGTGCCGATGCAGGGCGTCCGGATGACCGAGGCGTACGCCTCGACGCTGGACATCAGCTTCGACGTCCGCGGTGGTCTGCTGATCCGTCAGATCCACCACTGGGCCGCGCTGATCTTCCTCGCGGGCATGTTCGTGCACATGATGCGCGTCTTCTTCACCGGCGCGTTCCGCAAGCCGCGTGAGATCAACTGGCTGTTCGGCTTCCTGCTGTTCGTCCTGGGCATGTTCACCGGTTTCACCGGCTACTCGCTCCCGGACGACCTGCTCTCCGGCACCGGTGTGCGCTTCACGCAGGGTGCGATCCTGTCCGTGCCGATCGTGGGCACGTACCTGTCGATGTTCATCTTCGGCGGCGAGTTCCCCGGCCACGACATGGTCGCCCGGTTCTACTCGATCCACATCCTGCTGCTGCCGGGCATCATGCTCGGCCTCGTGGTGGCGCACCTGATCCTGGTCTTCTACCACAAGCACACGCAGTTCGCGGGTCCCGGCCGCACCAACAAGAACGTGGTCGGCATGCCGCTGCTGCCGGTGTACATGGCCAAGGCCGGCGGCTTCTTCTTCCTGGTGTTCGGTGTCATCGCGATCATCGCCGCGCTGTTCACCATCAACCCGGTGTGGGCCCTCGGCCCGTACCGCCCGGACATGGTGTCCACCGGCGCCCAGCCCGACTGGTACATGGGCTTCGCCGAGGGTCTCATCCGTGCCATGCCCGGCTGGGAGATCAACGTCTGGGGTCACACGTTCGTCCTGGGCGTGTTCCTCCCGCTGGTCCTGTTCGGCGTGATGCTGGCCGCGATCGCGGTCTACCCGTTCATCGAGTCGTGGATCACCGGCGACAAGCGCGAGCACCACATCCTGGACCGCCCGCGCAACGCCCCGACGCGTACCGCGCTGGGTGTCGCCTGGATCACCGGCTACATGATCATGCTGATCGGCGGTGGCAACGACATCGTCGCCACCTACTTCCACCTGTCGATCAACGCCGTCACCTGGTTCGTCCGGATCTTCTTCTTCCTCGGACCGGTCATCGCGTTCATCGTCACCAAGCGGATCTGCCTGGGCCTCCAGCGCCGCGACCGCGACAAGGTGCTGCACGGCCGTGAGACCGGCATCATCAAGCGGCTGCCGCACGGTGAGTTCGTCGAGGTCCACGAGCCGCTCAGCCAGGCGCAGCTCCACGCGCTCACCGCGCACGAGCAGTACGCCCCGGCCGAGATCGGCCCGACGGTGGACGAGAACGGCGTCGAGCGCAAGCCGACCGCCGGGCAGAAGCTCCGCGCCAAGCTCAGCAAGGGCTACTTCGGCGAGGGGAACCAGATCCCCAAGGCCACGGCGGAGGAGTACAAGGAGATCAGCGCGGGCCACGGCCACCACTGATCCCCGTTCCCCCGGGGCCGCGGCCCCGGGGGACCCCAGTCGATCGCCACGGCGAGAGCCCCGTCCAGTCAACGGACGGGGCTCTTTGCCGTCCCGGGGGCTCGCTAGGCTGGACCCGTCATCCTCATCACGGACCCAGGAGCGACCATGAGCGCTGTGCCACCCGCTGGAGGCTCTACCGCGGCGGGCCGCTCCTGGCCCGTCGTCCTCGACACCCTGCTCTCCGGACGGGATCTCGACGCGGACGCGACCGCGTGGGCGATGGAGCGCATCCTGAGCGGCGAGGCCACCGACGCGCAGATCGCCGGGTTCGCGGTGGCCCTGCGCGGCAAGGGCGAGACCGTGGAGGAGATCACCGGTCTCGTCCGCACCATGTACGCCCACGCCCGGACCATCGACGTGCCGGGCCCGTCCGTGGACATCGT
This genomic window from Streptomyces thermolilacinus SPC6 contains:
- the qcrC gene encoding cytochrome bc1 complex diheme cytochrome c subunit, with product MKKLSARRRHPLAAVVVLLLALAATGGLYAAFAPASTAQADETAQSLAIEEGKKLYTVGCASCHGTGGQGTSDGPSLVGVGSAAVDFQVGTGRMPAQQPGAQVPRKKNIYTQAQIDQLAAYIASLGAGPITPTEKQYSVEGADIANGGVLFRNNCAQCHNFTGKGGALTEGKYAPSLDGVSEKHIYEAMQTGPQNMPSFPDTTMPEKEKKDIIAYIKAVNGDETPSPGGFALGGLGPVSEGLFGWIFGLGSLIAVAIWVAAHTAKAKKS
- the qcrA gene encoding cytochrome bc1 complex Rieske iron-sulfur subunit; this translates as MSSQEISEESLPSEQDTAHGKALAENPFADPGLPPHKPRVQDIDERAAKRSERTVALLFTTSMLATVAFIASFVIFPVEKIVYVWPLGHVSATNLSLGLTLGIALFCIGAGAVHWARTLMSDEEIADDRHPIEAPAEVRAKVMADFAQGAEESAIGRRKLIRNTMFGALAMVPLSGLVLLRELGPLPEKKLFHTSWEKGKQLINMNTMEPLRPEDVAVGSLTFAMPEGLSEEDHDFNTKIAKDALMIVRIQPEDIKDKRELEWSHDGIVAFSKICTHVGCPISLYEQQTHHVLCPCHQSTFDLSDGARVIFGPAGHALPQLRIGVNDKGNLEALGDFEEPVGPAFWERG
- the qcrB gene encoding cytochrome bc1 complex cytochrome b subunit — translated: MSTANDTKRKAPAGERVADWADGRLGIYSLAKANMRKIFPDHWSFMLGEICLYSFIIIILTGVYLTLFFHPSMNEIVYHGSYVPMQGVRMTEAYASTLDISFDVRGGLLIRQIHHWAALIFLAGMFVHMMRVFFTGAFRKPREINWLFGFLLFVLGMFTGFTGYSLPDDLLSGTGVRFTQGAILSVPIVGTYLSMFIFGGEFPGHDMVARFYSIHILLLPGIMLGLVVAHLILVFYHKHTQFAGPGRTNKNVVGMPLLPVYMAKAGGFFFLVFGVIAIIAALFTINPVWALGPYRPDMVSTGAQPDWYMGFAEGLIRAMPGWEINVWGHTFVLGVFLPLVLFGVMLAAIAVYPFIESWITGDKREHHILDRPRNAPTRTALGVAWITGYMIMLIGGGNDIVATYFHLSINAVTWFVRIFFFLGPVIAFIVTKRICLGLQRRDRDKVLHGRETGIIKRLPHGEFVEVHEPLSQAQLHALTAHEQYAPAEIGPTVDENGVERKPTAGQKLRAKLSKGYFGEGNQIPKATAEEYKEISAGHGHH